In one Staphylococcus lutrae genomic region, the following are encoded:
- the folP gene encoding dihydropteroate synthase: MPQTQIMGILNVTPDSFSDGGQFNEVTKAVAHATQMVEQGAHIIDVGGVSTRPGHEEVTVEEELARVIPVVRALQHLNVTISVDTFRSEVAEAALEAGARMINDQWAGLYDPRIFEVVARYDAELILMHNGDGTRDMPVMDEMLVLLLKQATKAIRAGVAQSRIWLDPGIGFAKTREEEQEAMSRLDELVATGYKVLLATSRKRFIKWLLGGDNKIDERDEATAATTAYGIMKGVHGVRVHNVLMNARLARAMDALKGYEDER; the protein is encoded by the coding sequence ATGCCACAAACACAAATTATGGGTATTTTAAATGTCACACCTGATTCATTTTCAGACGGCGGCCAATTTAATGAAGTGACGAAAGCAGTTGCGCATGCGACACAAATGGTTGAACAAGGTGCACATATTATTGATGTCGGGGGTGTGTCAACACGCCCTGGTCATGAAGAAGTAACAGTAGAAGAAGAGTTGGCACGGGTTATTCCGGTGGTCAGAGCGCTTCAACATTTAAATGTCACGATTTCTGTAGATACTTTTCGCAGTGAAGTGGCAGAAGCGGCACTTGAAGCAGGGGCGAGAATGATTAATGATCAGTGGGCAGGTCTCTATGATCCACGCATATTTGAAGTCGTTGCACGTTACGATGCGGAATTGATTTTAATGCATAACGGTGACGGTACGCGGGATATGCCCGTCATGGATGAGATGCTTGTATTATTGTTAAAGCAAGCAACTAAAGCAATACGGGCTGGGGTTGCACAATCACGAATTTGGTTAGATCCCGGCATCGGATTTGCTAAAACTCGTGAAGAAGAACAAGAAGCGATGTCTCGATTGGATGAATTGGTGGCAACAGGGTATAAAGTCCTATTGGCAACAAGTCGTAAGCGTTTCATCAAATGGTTGCTCGGTGGAGATAATAAAATTGATGAGCGCGATGAAGCTACCGCAGCCACAACTGCATACGGCATTATGAAAGGCGTACATGGCGTGCGTGTCCATAATGTCTTAATGAATGCACGTCTCGCGCGAGCAATGGATGCATTGAAAGGATACGAAGATGAAAGATAA
- the folB gene encoding dihydroneopterin aldolase — protein sequence MKDKIFLQGLEFYAYHGALAAENEIGQIFTVDVEMKVDLREAGKSDRVEDTVHYGEVYEDIKAIMHDAAVQLLEHLAERIAIRINSHYNRVMETKVRITKKNPPIPGHYEGVGVEIVRVSHHD from the coding sequence ATGAAAGATAAAATATTTTTACAAGGACTCGAATTTTACGCTTATCACGGTGCACTTGCTGCTGAAAATGAAATTGGACAAATTTTTACGGTTGATGTTGAAATGAAAGTCGATTTACGTGAAGCTGGGAAATCAGATCGTGTAGAGGATACCGTACATTATGGTGAAGTTTATGAAGATATCAAAGCAATCATGCACGATGCAGCAGTTCAATTGTTGGAACATCTCGCGGAACGTATTGCAATACGTATAAATTCACACTATAATCGTGTAATGGAAACGAAAGTGAGAATCACAAAAAAAAATCCGCCTATTCCTGGTCATTATGAAGGGGTCGGTGTAGAGATTGTGAGGGTGAGTCATCATGATTGA